caaaaaatgatttttaaaaatttattcttcataattctggtaatAAAACTACTGCGCttttgagccaatcttgaagatggacgattagcattttttgctgctctaactgatgcttgatgacgtcggagtcgcttcggtggcacaaaccaaaacaattgaaatcttgaataaatgtgatgcataataaataaagtgataatgttgtgatgtgataaaataaGAAACCAATTCTTTCAAATACAATTAACTATCTGAAAAtctttgttctttcaaaaatcgactttttgtcaaacccatcaagtctaagcactacaaaattacagttctacaaaacaaaattacaaaagtaCAGCCTACACAACAAAATTGTGTGTcactaatttatatgaaagaaatgaaactaaccagaggtgacttcgtattgagtaccataaaaggcaatcttcatagcttgcacagtgctttggcactcttcgtcacagccaattcaatatcagaagctaacagaagtgtaagagcactaagtaaaagtagaaggatagctgcaatgaaaagcaaatacgctggctcaagttggtaagtgtagtgcagacTTATTTATGCGTGATTACAAAGACTTCGATAAGGACATCTGTTAATTGGCCTTTACACGCTCTGTTGAAATAGGGCTGGTGCCGGCGGTTTAGCAAAGTTGGATGGCTCAACGAGATGCCGTGCTGTTTTCACTGAGacggtcagggatcaatccctgccAACGTGCTCTTTTTGCACTTggcgtaaaagaatttagagagcacatttctcatcctacAGGAACgaacttcttactttcagtcgaaaaagcaattctgatgctgctactgagcgaaaaaaagacatctacaggcgcaattagggttaaaattaaTACGaagtaggctccacgagttGCTGAATATCTatgctcaaagtgaattttatgcaataaagctggctgcgatctgtagagagagatttcttctatatttctgcaaagtttggtgcctctagctttcctagtctttttgaaacctagttgagaaaaatcccaatttttgcctcaaattttcgagtttttctcaactagcttttgagaaaaCCAGAACACTTACAGAGGCCAAAATTCGCAGTcaagggttttccttgatgctctatctAAATATGGAGTCGAATTTTTCGACGGCACTACCGTATCCTCGCAACGGGAAAAGGAGCGAAATCTcggattttcggcaacgcgtcaaaatctgtgtgacttcaaacaattttccataactcagctcatagtttataaaaacgaattcggTTTGAAGTATGTTGTAGAGAAAGACTATtgctatcataattttttcttacttttttacgGGTAGCTTTCGTCtttaaaaaagctagttgagaaaaagttgagaaaaatgcctaatttctcaactttttctcaactaggtttcaaaaaaaccagagggtccCTGCAAAAGATTCTTTGACCATtttgtagcgcaaatcttcctctacacaaCGCAGCcagcctttttttcttatgtctCTTCGTTAATGAgctattcatgtttatttcaaggtaacaaaatccgacctgtccagcagtaatttccaattaagacctggttttaatcgctaaaataacctctataTAACACTTGTATACGGCAAACAGTGCTCTAAAcacaatttcaagaaattgccggtgaaattttctcctcagtgattttttttttcggttttgcaaaaatctaaattccgacggggatcgaactttcatccattcatttcccttgtcgatgagtaaaattatTTGGTAAAAGtcggaaatagtgtgaaaattgttttaaaaagtgttctccttcttttccagctgttttttcgttttgcaaaaataatggttccggcggggatcgaacttttgtttattgtttaaaacttttatttttcttgatcttcttccatctGGCACGCGTCGCGCggcatcttgaacatataattaacatgaacatacaatttctagttattatcTGTTCCATTAATATCGCTGCATGacaatatgtattttgttttacttgtagcattactatttttaaaacaatttattatttgtttatcacatcgtattattttaatttatttattaggcgcttattagtttttttgaatttttttattacacccaaattttgattgctgtgtggacagctatactggtaggaacgagatgagggggtcgtttttgggagggtctgcgaaggggggtcgtttttaggagggatttttcccaactatacTCTTGACCCTGCATTTTACAGTCCAGAGAAATAAGATTTCGGTTCCAAATGGAGTTACATCCGTGCCTGGTAGTCCAGATAAGCTCTTCATACAAAACTTTAGCGAATTTTGAGAAGCATTTAAACAAAAGCAGTAATCTAGTCCTTATTGCAGAAGCTGGAATACTTGGTTTTTCTAATCATGCTTAACAATACAATGGTTAATAGAAGTCCGTCCATTGGCAGCATTTCCtaggatgagaaaaaaattcagtatcTTCGGCTTCTTCCTAAACCTATCTTAAATATCCATTACGGAGCTTCTCCGGCATCTTCGCAAAACAAGTCACAAGATGGTTTTTTTGATCCGTGTAGTTTTGATCCATGGTGTCCCTCATGCATATCCGATCACTTGTAAtgactgctaaaaaaaaacactgcgaCTGAATCTCGGGCTGCGTAGAATTTCTTTGACCTCGAGCTAAATCGACGTAGAAGTAGAAGCAGCAACGCATGCTCTTGCATGCTATCTCTTCCTATTCTTGCATCCCTTTCTCGAAAaaggcactgaatattttgggttaAATCCCTTCGACCATTTTAGATGCAATGTGGGCGAATAAATAGCAGAACATTTTTGGGTTGGACACAATTCTTACCAATATTTTCTGTGTCTACCTTTCCAAATCCATCAAAGACCATATTGAAGTCGAGAAAATCAAAGCATAGCGACATCTTTTACTTTCAAAACCTACGATAGATTTTGAAACGAATAATACATGGCCTTTTTGGAACCATGGTTGCTCCACAGCTGCACTTTATCTAATGTCCTCTCAGTCCTTTTCATAGCAGACAATCCGCGGACTCCACTGCAATCACAAATACTATCTTTATTCTAATATGGAAATTACAAGACTactactttcctttccttgtGGATTAGCTGCGTACATCACAAGCATGAGCGCAATCACGGTTAAGTCCCtctaattttcctttaaaaaaaacagcgtgggcgCGGTTGGGTCTGTCGAGTTTTTGAACCAGGTGCCTACAAAGTGTCACGTATGCGAACACAGACGTTTATCGGTGTGTGGGGAAACAGTGTCGGTAGCCAATTGATGCTCGCTCGTGGTCGCATGCCTGGTACGTCGTTCAGTTCCTCTTAGAAAAACTCCTTCCACAAACTAGCCTCTCACTCCATTCTTCAGgacaattagggagaattgagcgcgATCACTTACGTTCAAGTGTGATCCACACATCGAGCACCATCTTTCCGTTACATTTTCGTGGTCTGCTCTTCTTAAATCAGAAGCGACGTCTGCTTCTCAGCTGACAATAATGTCGTTGATTTTACCACGATCCTCTGACTCGAGCAACTCCATTATCCAACGTAGTGAGGCCCTTTTACATTGCTATCTTTTACAAACGACCATTGTGCTCATGAATCCAGGAACTTTCCACTGTTAATTCAGTTGCAGACAAACCATTCCCAAGTAAATTTATTCAGTGGTCCTTCTCGGATTAATTTTGGTCGGTAGTCAAGAACACTGGCTTCATTTCTCCCAAGTTCGAATGACCTCGGCTCCTTTCCGTCACTGTCGATTTgagaaatataatatattgctttttttgaatttatttgagACGATAAAACCACCTGGCCGATTTTGGACCTGCGTACGGAGGAGGAGACTTGTGCTCTAGAGAGGGTAGAAACGTGCCAGCCGAGAACTTTTTCTCATACGCTAATTATAGATAAGGCAGTAGCTTTTGAATGCGCTTATAAGCTTATAAGTGTGtgtgctttttttaattttaatctaaTGCGAGGATTTGATGTATAACAAATTTTCatgttcagttcttttttgtcgtGTTTAAGTAAAGGTCTTGAATATCATAACATGTTTTTTCTACATGAAATTTAGGGACATAACTGTTATTATTGAATACCACCTGAACGTCcgactaaagccggacttcagccTTTTTTTGGCGTTCGCtgcgctcgccttcaccgatcaaagTAGTAGTAAGAGTAGCGAcactttttgtaaaattagaattgccttcttctatcaacgctttcttcagtATTTTATCCAAAAATCTAGGcaaagatgaaagattttatggtttttccttaaacgctcagttctatatttggaaaagaatcaaacttgattttacatccatgttcctctcaaatctccacaatttaGAAACATTATTGAAAGTATGAGTTTCTttcgttctcaactattagcaaagaacgatgtgctaacatgaaatgctgtgaatatcactatcgtagtgatcaaaataacgttctacgtcagatcgcgtgaACTGTTGCCTACTATGTACTGTATTTAAACAGCCGtttgcacgtgtgtttcctccttttgaaaaaagggtGATAGCAGCGTtggggagacatgctgggaaatagacatgtgaaggaaccatagaaacccattctactgcgttggggctcccgcgcaccaatttGGCGCAGTGGAAACCCTCTCTCCTCACTCTAtaactttctggcaccggcgcaccattccgaccctacgggacccgtcgcaccccattttacagctatctggctccgcggcacaaattcgacgccgtaggacccgtctcacccaattttaccgcgttgaggtTCAAGCGCACCAAACCAACGTCATGGTATCCCTCTCCTTTTGGGTTGagacacatacacagacgcacacacgcgACAGAATAAGTTCGTTATTGTACAGCATGATAGATTGCAAATCtgggagtatacattcacataaaattttatttaccctcactaacatatgagagaaactaccttgccttatcaaagccaacatcgATGGCGGTATAACTTTGGACACTGGATAAAAGGTACAGTGCTTGCCtttcaggtgcatggcgatggttcggcaccccccggtgcagagttttgcatcattaaggagtattttcgtgacacacagacaaacacacacggactaagtgCGTTATTATAGCACCactctgaatgtccggctaaagccggactccagactttcggtggttttagcttcgctccccttcactgatcaatgaaagttaatagtagtggtgttttctgtaaaattaaatttgtgtttttttaaacaaagctttccttctcttctttatattataaattaaagcgaaagattacggagttttccttctaaacgcgtcaattctacatttggagaatattctaccatcagatacaaacactccttcgatgccagaataatatagatacaatttgaaagcattactcgaagtatgggtattcctcctgatttctcccaatagttatcacagaatgatgttttaacataaaatgacatgaaacacaTCATCCTATTGATAAAGGTAACGTTCCACGtgagatcacataaacatcttgcaactatttaagcagctgctTGCATGCGTGCTTCCACTTTcggagaacggcatgctacaaacttgaggcgaaccaagaaggaaatagacatgcggaggagtcataaaggtgaagagcaaagtgCCCAATGGTCACGGTTATGAAACGGCTCCAaccttttatcttttacgtcatgcacactaagttattgcgcaccaatgaccgggtccaccgacgccggtgaatccgtcgcaccctcttccataggtatttggcgccgttggacccgtcgcatccccttctgtaggtatctggcgccgtcgcaccaatccgacaccgcgggacccgtcacatCCCGTTTCatagctatctgaccccagcgcaccaatccgatgccgggtggacccgtcgcaccccctttttcgaatttcgtgacacacagacaaacacacacacacggactaagctcgttattatataccagtctgaacgttcggctaaagccggacttcagactttcagtgattttagctttgctctccttcactgatcaatggaaGTTCATAGAGGTGACATTTTccgtaaaatcagaattctctttttcaggCAACGTtttcgtctttcttttttgctataaataaaggcaaaagatttaATAGTCTCCTTTCTAACGCGTCAGCTCcacattttgagaattttcgaaCTTTAGTTTCAGACACTCCTTCGGTTTCTATATAACATAGACATAATtctaaagcattactcgaagtatgggtgttcttcctgttttccccaacagctatcaaagaatgatgtttcaacataaaatgaagtaaacaacatcatcgtactgataaagataagttccacatTAGATCATGTAAGCTGTtgggtactatttaagcagccgtttgtatgggtgtttccactttctgaagaaggcatggcaccaagttgaggcaaacgtgcaaggaaatagatacgacGATAACAGATACGATTCATGAAGGTACAATGCAACACGTGCAGTGGCCATGAATATGGgacggttgcaacgtctaaTTTACCCTTCGCGACATCTgcacaaagttattgcgcaccgatCCGACGCTGTGGGACCCATCACACCCAATTTCAAAGCTATCTGGTGTtggtgcaccaattcgacgccattgtacccgtcgcaccagcttctataggtatctggcgccgccgcaccattccgacgccggtgaacccgtcgcacccgttctataggtatctggcgccggtggacccgtcacaccccattttatagctttctagcgccggtggacccgtcgcactccccttttgaatttcgtgacacacacacacgcgtgacagaataagcccgttattatataccagtctgaacgtccggctaaagccggacttcagactttctgtggagtttgcttcgctcgccttcactgatgaacgaaaattaatattagtgccgtcttctacgaaattggacttgtgcatctccaacaatctttcttccttttttatattataactaagggcgaaacatttcatagacatcttcctaaacgcgtcagttctacattttgagaacattcgaacttcagcttcaaacactccttatcaatatattatagacaaaatttaaaagtatcacgcgaaatatgggttttcctcctctgttctataaacagttatcaaagaatgacgtttcgggataaaattacgtgaaagacatcatcctactgataaagataacgttccacgtcagatcacataaacatcttgccactatttaagcacccgtttgcatgcgggtttccactttctgagagcggcatgctaccaacttgaggcgaacgaagaaggagatggacacgcggaggagtcatatagggtgtaaagcaaagcgatacagtggccacggctatgaaatggctgcaaccatctatattttgcgtcatgcacacgaagttattgcgcactatttcgacgccaggtggacctgtcgcacccccttctatagggatctgtcgccggtggacccgtcgcacccccttctattggtatctggcgccggtggacccgtcgcacctgcttctataggtatctgacgccggtggacccgtcgcactcctttttctggacatctgacgccggcgcagcaatctgacgccggtggacccgtcgtacccccttctattggtatctggcgccggtggacccgtcgcacctgcttctataggtatctgacgccggtggacccgtcgcactccttttctGCAgcatctgacgccggtggacccgtctcccccttctattggtatctgcgCGCacctggtggacccgtcgccccCTTCGGCgtgacccgtcgcacccccttctataggtatctgacacctgtggacccgtcgcacccccttctataggtatctgacgccacctgtggacccgtcgcacccccttccataggtatctgacgcggtggacccgtcgcacccccttctataggtatctgacgccggtggacccgtcgcacccccttctataggtatctgacgccacctgtggacccgtcgcacccccttccataggtatctgacgcggtggacccgtcgcacccccttctaaggcttctggcgccgtggacccgtcgcaccctcttctataggtatccgacgtcttggacccgtcgcacttcttttctggaccacctctggcgccggcgcagcaatctgacgccggtggacccgtcgcacccccttctataggtatccgacgccgtgggacccgtcgcaccccttcttaggtatccgacgccatGGACCCGTGCACCGCCTTCTATTCTGCGccatggacccgtcgcaccccttctataggtatccgacgtcttggacccgtcgcacccccttctaaggctatctggcgccgatggacccgtcgcacccccttctaaggctatctggcgccgttggacccgtcgcacccccttctaaggctatctggcgccgatggacccgtcgcacccccttctataggtatccgacgtcgtgggacccgtcgcacccccttctataggtatccgacgccgtggacccgtcgcaccgccttctaacgctatctggcgccgatagacccgtcgcatccccttctataggtatccgacgccgatggacccgtcgcacccccttctataggtatccgacgccggtggaccccttcacacctcattttatagcttcctagcttcgaggcattaactcgacgccagtggacccgtcgcacccctcattttgaatttcgtgactgacacacacacacacacagacacacagacacacgtgacagaataagcccgttattatatagtagatcatgatcgtgatcatgatcatgataatgTTACATCAACAAACTTTgtggaaaaatcgataaaagaTATTGCctagaaaagaaacataaatagcaacttcttagtttttttgagttctgcaagaaaaaggCATTCCACCCCTAAAAGAACTCCAGAAGGGATATTTCGAAGGAGAATGcgataattttgtaatttgttAATACATTAAACAGAAGGTTTTAGTCCATCTTGTAGTGAAAGCACTAATCACTTTCACTGGTTTGTAGAGAAGGAGGTGAAAATGCTCATATAGATTTATACGCTTTCCTGAAAGACATCgccccaggaatctggggttgtgcgggtttcaggtgggtaagCCTATAAGCTGTCGTAGATtttggggaggagggtgattccgtccatttcttcctacttgccgtaaaaaacagccggaagatgcggcttcgagcgttccggggcgctattttctacgtggagttcgattgcagcgcgccagccttttgcacgcgcagcatttttacgtttttacggcacttaggaagaagtggacggaatcaccctcctccccaaaatctacgacccc
This window of the Necator americanus strain Aroian chromosome III, whole genome shotgun sequence genome carries:
- a CDS encoding hypothetical protein (NECATOR_CHRIII.G10884.T1), with the translated sequence MRTQTFIGVWGNSVGSQLMLARGRMPGQLGRIERDHLRSSVIHTSSTIFPLHFRGLLFLNQKRRLLLS